The following are encoded together in the Malaya genurostris strain Urasoe2022 chromosome 3, Malgen_1.1, whole genome shotgun sequence genome:
- the LOC131437503 gene encoding transmembrane protease serine 9-like — translation MLVHLLNVLLPLLASLLVVSIRAEETDFDDKTCGRQLAPLEGLVKGGFKARAGEWPWHVAIFHRIGSSADFDYQCGGTLVHKYLVVTAAHCVTLRSSRKQKPSGDVLVKVGRFNISEEHEEQGRDYEVEKIVTHRGYKPLTYENDIAILKLSVPVIFSPYVQPVCLWKRDDGIVLPNIWGQTGTVVGWGLTDENTIASLLNTAKMPVVSTHECLESDRNFFGRLLYAKVFCAGYKNGTGVCNGDSGGGMVFQHAGQWYLRGVVSFSETQDESKICNLKQFVGFTDAGQYLEWIYEAAPINENPDPILGHPNIRLINQGDCGMNEYMFGYQENRKPMIRQYLWMVTLRHPFQDPKYVPCNGVLINKNYILTTKCVDWNDDVAVTLGDYITGQTQDCEQRNDQRVCLSPVQTVAINEFYQKDKLILARLSSPAYIGRRDHIQAICLPTTLEQRQRVYPKYILTGWKESGNDSQYLQRQIVDIIHQPVCREEMGNYQYASEDEKNITDMTICVRNVGVENRTPFCDDYQPGTAIQAIEKKSNRYYLYGIQTGISYCSKPEKFIAVTKYVEWILDNIRP, via the exons ATGCTTGTTCACCTGTTAAACGTCTTGCTACCATTGCTCGCTTCGCTGCTAGTGGTTTCGATCCGTGCTGAGGAAACCGATTTCGATGATAAAACGTGTGGTCGCCAGTTGGCCCCCCTGGAAGGTTTAGTAAAGGGCGGATTCAAAGCCCGTGCTGGTGAGTGGCCATGGCATGTTGCCATATTTCACCGAATCGGATCTTCGGCCGATTTTGACTATCAGTGTGGTGGAACCTTGGTTCACAAGTATCTAGTAGTGACGGCAGCTCATTGTGTAACGTTACGATCGAGCAGGAAGCAAAAACCATCAGGAGATGTCTTGGTGAAGGTTGGACGGTTTAACATTTCCGAAGAGCACGAGGAACAAGGCCGGGACTATGAAGTGGAGAAGATTGTGACACACCGCGGGTATAAGCCGTTGACGTACGAGAACGATATAGCGATACTGAAACTGAGTGTACCCGTGATATTTTCTCCTTACGTTCAACCGGTGTGTCTGTGGAAGCGAGACGATGGTATTGTGCTGCCGAATATCTGGGGTCAAACTGGAACGGTCGTTGGATGGGGTTTGACAGATGAAAATACAATCGCTTCCTTGCTAAATACGGCCAAGATGCCCGTGGTATCCACGCATGAATGTTTGGAGAGTGATCGCAACTTTTTCGGACGTCTTCTGTATGCCAAAGTGTTCTGTGCGGGGTATAAAAATGGAACAGGCGTATGTAACGGAGACAGCGGTGGTGGTATGGTGTTTCAACATGCTGGACAATGGTACCTGCGGGGTGTTGTTTCATTCAGTGAAACACAAGACGAGTCGAAGATATGTAATTTGAAGCAATTTGTAGGATTTACTGATGCCGGTCAGTATCTGGAGTGGATCTATGAAGCTGCACCGATCAACGAAAATCCCGATCCCATCCTAGGACATCCAAATATTCGACTTATCAACCAAGGCGACTGTGGGATGAATGAATACATGTTTGGCTATCAGGAGAACCGAAAGCCAATGATAAGACAGTATCTGTGGATGGTGACACTTCGCCACCCATTTCAGGATCCTAAGTATGTCCCATGCAATGGGGTATTGATCAACAAAAACTATATTCTTACCACAAAATGCGTCGATTGGAa TGACGATGTCGCCGTCACGTTGGGTGACTACATTACCGGTCAAACTCAAGACTGTGAACAACGCAACGATCAGAGGGTCTGTTTGAGTCCTGTTCAGACAGTGGCGATCAACGAATTCTACCAAAAAGACAAATTGATCTTAGCGCGACTTTCGTCACCGGCTTACATTGGACGACGAGATCACATTCAAGCGATTTGCTTACCAACAACTTTGGAACAGAGACAACGCGTCTACCCAAAGTATATCCTTACCGGATGGAAAGAGTCCGGAAACGATTCGCAATATCTGCAGCGACAAATTGTCGACATCATCCATCAGCCGGTTTGTCGGGAAGAGATGGGTAACTATCAGTACGCCAGCGAGGACGAAAAGAACATCACCGATATGACGATTTGTGTGCGAAACGTGGGTGTGGAAAACCGAACTCCATTCTGCGATGATTATCAACCTGGAACGGCCATTCAGGCGATCGAGAAGAAGTCTAACCGCTACTACCTGTACGGGATACAGACGGGGATCTCGTACTGCAGTAAACCGGAGAAATTCATAGCTGTGACAAAATATGTTGAATGGATTCTGGACAACATCAGACCTTAA
- the LOC131437504 gene encoding uncharacterized protein LOC131437504 isoform X2, with protein sequence MAFVLRCLVLLVAVALVSPHSIKSLLSECKKTMEISDELEKSILELTFPQDEQTMGCLMHCFGIKLHIFEPEGGMNLTSLEAALAGMDGSKKELSEKQQKCLEKISDDSKDSCGMAYNTYKCFEQEFIELVKIDLKEQE encoded by the exons ATGGCATTTGTGTTAAGATGTTTAGTGCTGCTGGTCGCTGTGGCTTTG GTTTCACCACACTCGATAAAATCACTGTTGAGCGAATGCAAGAAAACGATGGAGATCAGTGATGAACTGGAAAAATCTATTTTGGAGCTCACGTTTCCACAAGACGAACAAACCATGGGTTGTCTAATGCATTGTTTCGGGATAAAGTTGCATATATTCGAGCCCGAGGGGGGAATGAATTTAACCAGTCTGGAGGCGGCACTAGCTGGAATGGACGGCTCCAAGAAAGAACTCAGTGAGAAGCAACAAAAGTGCCTCGAGAAGATTAGCGATGATAGCAAGGATTCGTGTGGAATGGCGTACAATACCTACAAGTGCTTTGAGCAGGAGTTCATAGAGCTTGTAAAGATCGATCTAAAAGAGCAAGAGTGA
- the LOC131437504 gene encoding uncharacterized protein LOC131437504 isoform X1: protein MLFFIRSVFAAVVLFAIVVMVVESTPTPEKTKNMENKNICGKLLRTPANDLELYLQSEYPEKHDTFCFVRCLAILSATYDDETGVNLAKLYESLGKGMTEQEFTEQASTCLAEKEGEPEETCYCRKAWKPISCIHKQYHDRKNSATA, encoded by the exons ATGTTGTTTTTCATTCGGTCGGTTTTCGCCGCTGTTGTACTT TTCGCTATTGTCGTGATGGTGGTCGAATCAACACCAACTCCagagaaaaccaaaaacatgGAAAATAAGAACATTTGCGGTAAACTACTACGCACACCGGCGAACGACTTGGAGCTGTACCTTCAATCGGAGTATCCCGAAAAACATGATACTTTCTGTTTCGTTCGGTGTTTGGCAATTTTGAGTGCAACGTATGATGATGAAACTGGTGTCAATTTGGCAAAGTTATATGAATCCCTGGGAAAAGGAATGACTGAACAGGAATTCACCGAGCAGGCCAGCACCTGTTTGGCGGAGAAAGAGGGAGAACCCGAGGAAACGTGCTATTGCCGGAAGGCTTGGAAACCAATCAGCTGCATCCACAAGCAGTATCATGATCGGAAGAATTCTGCCACTGCCTAG